From a single Brassica oleracea var. oleracea cultivar TO1000 chromosome C5, BOL, whole genome shotgun sequence genomic region:
- the LOC106294589 gene encoding protein TOPLESS isoform X2 → MSSLSRELVFLILQFLDEEKFKETVHKLEQESGFFFNMKYFEDEVHNGNWDEVEKYLSGFTKVDDNRYSMKIFFEIRKQKYLEALDKHDRPKAVEILVKDLKVFSTFNEELFKEITQLLTLENFRENEQLSKYGDTKSARSIMLVELKKLIEANPLFRDKLQFPTLRNSRLRTLINQSLNWQHQLCKNPRPNPDIKTLFVDHSCGPPNGARAPSPVNNPLLGGIPKAGGFPPLGAHGPFQPTASPVQTPLAGWMSSPSSVPHPAVSAGAIALGGPSISALKHPRTPPTALDYPSAEPEHVSKRTRPMGISDEVSLGVSMLPMSFPGQAHGHSPAFKAPDDLPKTVARTLTQGSSPMSMDFHPIKQTLLLVGTNVGDIGLWEVGSRERLVQKTFKVWDISKCSMPLQAALVKEPVVSVNRVIWSPDGSLFGVAYSRHIVQLYSYHGGEDMRQHLEIDAHVGGVNDISFSTPNKQLCVITCGDDKTIKVWDAATGVKRHTFEGHEAPVYSICPHYKENIQFIFSTALDGKIKAWLYDNMGSRVDYDAPGRWCTTMAYSADGTRLFSCGTSKDGESYIVEWNESEGAVKRTYQGFHKRSLGVVQFDTTKNRYLAAGDDFSIKFWDMDNVQLLTAIDGDGGLQASPRIRFNKEGSLLAVSGNENVIKVMANSDGLRLLHTFENVSSESSKPAISSLAAAAAAAATSAGLTDRPANVVSIQGMNGDSRNMVDVKPVITEEPNDKSKIWKLTEVSEPSQCRSLRLPENLRVAKISRLIFTNSGNAILALASNAIHLLWKWQRNDRNATGKATASLPPQQWQPASGILMTNDAAENNPEEAVPCFALSKNDSYVMSASGGKISLFNMMTFKTMATFMPPPPAATFLAFHPQDNNIIAIGMDDSTIQIYNVRVDEVKSKLKGHSKRITGLAFSNVLNVLVSSGADAQLCVWNTDGWEKQRSKVLPLPQGRPNTAPSDTRVQFHQDQAHFLVVHETQLAIYETTKLECMKQWPVRESSAPITHATFSCDSQLVYASFMDATICVFSSANLRLRCRVNPSAYLPATLSNSNVHPLVIAAHPQEPNMFAVGLSDGGVHIFEPVESEGKWGVAPPAENGSASGAAAAPSVGASASDQPQR, encoded by the exons ATGTCTTCTCTTAGTAGAGAGCTCGTGTTCCTGATCTTACAGTTTCTAGACGAGGAGAAGTTTAAAGAGACTGTTCACAA GCTTGAACAAGAATCTGGATTTTTCTTCAACATGAAGTATTTTGAGGATGAGGTGCATAATGGGAACTGGGATGAGGTTGAGAAGTATCTCTCTGGTTTCACAAAAGTAGATGATAATAGATACTCTATGAAGATATTCTTCGAGATTAGAAAGCAGAAGTATCTCGAGGCTTTGGATAA GCATGATCGTCCCAAGGCGGTGGAAATACTAGTGAAGGATTTGAAAGTGTTTTCAACTTTTAACGAGGAGCTTTTCAAAGAAATAACGCAGCTCTTGACGTTAGAGAACTTCAG GGAGAATGAACAGTTATCCAAGTATGGAGACACCAAGTCAGCAAGATCAATCATGTTGGTGGAACTCAAGAAGTTGATTGAGGCTAATCCCTTGTTCCGCGATAAACTGCAGTTTCCTACTCTTAGAAACTCAAGGCTGAGGACTCTGATCAACCAGAG CTTGAATTGGCAACATCAGCTTTGTAAAAACCCAAGGCCAAATCCGGATATAAAGACTCTTTTTGTGGATCATTCTTGTGGCCCTCCAAATGGTGCACGAGCTCCCTCTCCTGTGAACAATCCCCTGCTTGGAGGGATACCAAAAGCTGGAGGGTTTCCTCCTTTAGGTGCACATGGG CCATTTCAACCAACGGCCTCACCGGTTCAAACTCCTCTTGCTGGTTGGATGTCTAGTCCATCTTCGGTCCCACACCCAGCTGTCTCTGCTGGAGCCATTGCTCTTGGTGGTCCATCTATCTCAG CATTGAAGCATCCGAGAACTCCTCCAACTGCTTTAGACTACCCATCAGCAGAGCCTGAACACGTCTCAAAAAGAACAAGGCCTATGGGAATCTCTGACGAGGTGAGTCTAGGTGTGAGCATGTTGCCTATGTCGTTTCCAGGGCAGGCTCATGGTCACAGCCCGGCTTTCAAAGCACCTGATGACTTGCCCAAGACAGTTGCACGAACTTTGACTCAAGGCTCATCTCCCATGAGCATGGACTTCCACCCAATTAAACAAACTCTGCTTCTAG TTGGTACAAATGTAGGAGATATAGGGCTGTGGGAAGTTGGTTCTCGTGAAAGATTAGTCCAGAAGACATTCAAAGTCTGGGATATAAGCAAATGTTCAATGCCCTTACAGGCTGCTCTGGTGAAAGAGCCTGTCGTATCTGTCAACCGTGTGATATGGAGCCCTGACGGTTCCTTGTTCG GAGTTGCTTACTCGAGACATATTGTACAACTATACTCTTATCATGGTGGTGAAGACATGAGGCAACACCTTGAG ATTGATGCTCATGTTGGTGGTGTGAATGATATCTCCTTCTCAACTCCAAACAAGCAACTGTGTGTAATAACCTGTGGTGATGACAAAACCATCAAGGTCTGGGACGCTGCAACTGGTGTCAAAAGACATACTTTTGAAGGCCATGAAGCTCCTGTTTACTCCATCTGTCCTCACTACAAGGAAAACATTCAG TTCATATTCTCGACAGCTCTAGATGGGAAAATCAAGGCATGGTTGTATGATAACATGGGTTCTCGAGTTGACTACGATGCACCTGGTCGCTGGTGCACTACAATGGCCTATAGTGCAGATGGAACTAGGCTGTTCTCTTGTGGGACGAGTAAAGATGGAGAGTCTTACATAGTTGAGTGGAATGAGAGTGAAGGAGCTGTTAAAAGAACTTACCAAGGATTCCACAAGCGTTCTCTTGGCGTTGTGCAGTTTGATACGACTAAAAACCGTTACCTAGCTGCGGGTGATGACTTCTCCATCAAGTTCTGGGATATGGACAATGTGCAGCTTTTGACTGCCATTGATGGCGATGGAGGTCTTCAGGCAAGTCCGCGTATCCGGTTTAACAAGGAAGGCTCTCTCTTGGCCGTGTCTGGAAACGAGAATGTGATCAAGGTTATGGCTAACTCAGATGGTTTAAGACTGTTGCACACTTTTGAGAATGTTTCATCTGAATCCTCCAAG CCTGCGATAAGTAGCCTTGCAGCAGCAGCCGCAGCTGCTGCTACTAGTGCTGGACTCACAGATCGACCAGCCAATGTAGTTTCCATCCAAGGAATG AATGGAGATTCGAGGAACATGGTGGATGTGAAGCCAGTGATTACAGAAGAACCAAATGATAAGTCTAAGATATGGAAGCTTACTGAAGTCAGCGAGCCTTCTCAATGCAGGTCACTGAGACTCCCTGAGAATCTGAGAGTTGCTAAG ATATCAAGACTGATTTTCACTAATTCAGGAAACGCTATACTGGCCTTGGCATCAAACGCTATTCATCTTCTATGGAAATGGCAGAGGAACGACCGCAACGCAACCGGAAAG GCGACAGCTTCTTTACCGCCTCAGCAATGGCAACCAGCAAGTGGGATCCTCATGACTAACGACGCTGCTGAAAACAATCCTGAAGAAGCTGTCCCTTGTTTTGCTTTATCCAAGAATGATTCGTATGTTATGTCAGCCTCTGGAGGAAAGATCTCCTTGTTTAACATGATGACGTTTAAG ACGATGGCTACTTTCATGCCACCACCACCTGCTGCAACTTTTCTTGCTTTCCACCCTCAAGACAACAATATCATTGCTATAGGAATGGATGATAGTACTATTCAGATTTATAACGTCCGTGTTGACGAG GTGAAGAGTAAGCTTAAAGGTCATTCAAAGAGAATAACTGGTCTTGCCTTCTCCAATGTGTTAAATGTGCTGGTTTCTTCTGGAGCAGATGCTCAG CTTTGTGTATGGAACACAGATGGATGGGAGAAGCAGAGAAGCAAGGTTCTGCCACTTCCACAAGGAAGACCAAACACTGCACCTTCAGACACGCGTGTTCAGTTCCACCAAGATCAAGCTCACTTCCTCGTGGTGCACGAGACACAGCTTGCAATTTACGAAACAACCAAGCTCGAATGCATGAAACAG TGGCCAGTGAGAGAATCATCAGCTCCGATCACTCATGCAACGTTCTCATGTGATAGCCAACTGGTCTATGCGAGTTTTATGGATGCAACGATCTGTGTGTTTAGCTCTGCAAATCTAAGGTTGCGTTGCCGAGTCAACCCTTCTGCGTATCTACCAGCTACTCTCAG CAACTCGAACGTACATCCACTGGTGATTGCTGCACATCCTCAAGAACCAAACATGTTTGCGGTTGGACTCTCAGACGGAGGAGTTCATATATTCGAACCTGTTGAGTCTGAAGGTAAATGGGGAGTGGCTCCACCTGCCGAGAACGGGTCCGCAAGCGGCGCAGCGGCTGCACCATCTGTTGGAGCCTCTGCCTCTGATCAGCCACAGAGATGA
- the LOC106294604 gene encoding COBW domain-containing protein 1 encodes MATLLRLDTSTTFLAFTSPRAGTALNHRFASATRSRATVSVRRKTSPFDSSSSRVYSDNRRKPFSGSATSLAVVETEDPFDVPTELTPDNRIPATIITGFLGSGKTTLLNHILTGDHGKRIAVIENEFGEVDIDGSLVAAKTAGAEDIILLNNGCLCCTVRGDLVRMISELVSKKKGRFDHIVIETTGLANPAPIIQTFYAEDDIFNDVKLDGVVTLVDAKHARLHLDEVKPEGFVNEAVEQIAYADRIIVNKTDLVGEQELDSVMQRIKTINSMAHMKRTKYGKVDLDYVLGIGGFDLERIENSVNEEEKEDHDDHHHDHDHDHSHDCHDHHKEHDHEHGHHDSHDHTHDPGVSSVSLVCEGDLDLEKANMWLGALLYQRSEDIYRMKGILSVQDMEERFVFQGVHEIFEGSPDRLWQKDETRTNKIVFIGKNLNREELEMGFRACLV; translated from the exons ATGGCGACGCTGCTTAGACTCGACACATCCACCACTTTTCTCGCTTTCACCTCTCCCCGTGCCGGTACGGCGTTGAACCATCGGTTCGCTTCTGCTACTCGCAGTAGAGCCACAGTCTCCGTCAGAAGGAAAACGTCGCCGTTCGATTCCTCCTCCTCCAGGGTTTACTCTGACAACCGTCGGAAACCATTCTCGGGCTCTGCTACCTCGCTGGCTGTTGTGGAGACCGAAGACCCCTTCGATGTTCCCACTGAGCTTACCCCTGACAATCGGATTCCCGCCACTATAATCACTGGCTTCCTCGGCTCTGGTAAG ACGACATTGCTAAACCATATATTGACTGGAGATCATGGGAAGCGTATAGCTGTGATAGAGAACGAG TTTGGTGAAGTCGACATTGATGGATCCCTTGTGGCAGCTAAAACTGCTGGAGCTGAGGATATAATATTGCTTAACAATGGATGTCTCTGTTGTACAGTCAGGGGCGATCTTGTCAGGATGATTTCTGAATTGGTCAGCAAGAAGAAAGGAAGGTTTGACCATATTGTCATTGAGACAACAG GATTGGCGAATCCAGCCCCGATTATTCAGACATTCTATGCTGAGGATGATATCTTCAACGATGTCAAACTTGACGGGGTTGTTACTCTGGTTGATGCTAAACATGCTCGTTTGCATCTAGATGAGGTTAAACCCGAAGGCTTTGTCAATGAGGCGGTTGAACAAATTGCTTACGCTGATCGTATCATAGTTAACAAG ACTGATCTTGTTGGTGAGCAAGAACTAGATTCAGTGATGCAGCGGATAAAG ACCATAAACAGCATGGCTCACATGAAGCGAACAAAGTATGGGAAGGTTGACTTGGATTATGTTCTTGGAATTGGAGGTTTCGATCTAGAAAG AATTGAGAACTCTGTGAATGAAGAAGAGAAGGAAGATCACGATGATCATCACCATGACCATGACCATGACCATAGTCATGACTGCCATGATCACCACAAGGAGCATGATCATGAACACG GGCATCACGATTCTCATGATCATACGCATGACCCTGGTGTTTCTTCAGTCAGTTTAGTTTGCGAAGGAGACTTAGACCTCGAGAAG GCTAACATGTGGCTTGGAGCTCTGTTGTACCAACGTAGTGAGGATATCTACAGAATGAAAGGTATCCTCTCCGTCCAAGACATGGAGGAGAGATTCGTGTTTCAG GGAGTCCATGAAATATTTGAAGGATCACCGGACCGGTTATGGCAAAAAGATGAGACAAGAACCAACAAGATCGTTTTCATCGGCAAGAATTTGAACCGGGAGGAGTTAGAGATGGGTTTCAGAGCTTGCTTGGTTTGA
- the LOC106294590 gene encoding F-box/LRR-repeat protein 2 — MILGYFIMGGACSRKRDQHVEDILNRGACGKYSKSSSSKWLATSLSRSGSCVKRTKGECPSLLELCVRKIQEDIDKYTTFSDLPRDISQQIFDELVCSQRLTLKSLEAFRDCAIQDLNLGEYPGVNDDWMDVISSQSTSLLSVDFSGSDITDSGLVSLKGCKSLESLNFNFCDQISNRGLEHLSGLSNLTSLSFRRNAAITAQGMRAFSNLVNMKKLDLEKCPGIHGGLVHLRDLTKLESLNIKWCNCITDADMEPISKLTNLRSLQICCSRITDFGISYLKGLNKLNLLNLEGCRLVTAACLETLTALTELMFLNLNRCNFSDSGCEKFSDLINLKILNLGMNDITNSCLVHLRGLTKLESLNLDSCRIGDDGLVHLSGMLGLKSLELSDTEVGSHGLRHLSGLSNLESINLSFTVVTDSGLRKLSGLTSLRTLNLDARHVTDAGLSALTSLTGLTHLDLFGARITDSGTNHLRNLKKLQSLEICGGGLTDAGVKNIKDLSSLTLLNLSQNSNLTDKTLELISGLTGLVSLNVSNSRVSNSGLRHLKPLKNLRSLTLESCKVSANDIRKLQATDLPNLVTFRPE, encoded by the exons ATGATATTGGGTTACTTCATCATGGGAGGAGCTTGCTCAAGGAAGAGAGATCAACACGTCGAGGATATTCTAAACAGAGGCGCCTGTGGAAAATACAGCAAGAGTTCGAGTTCGAAATGGTTGGCTACTTCGCTCTCTAGGTCAGGCTCTTGTGTTAAACGGACTAAGGGAGAATGCCCTTCGCTTTTGGAGCTCTGTGTCCGCAAGATACAGGAG GACATAGATAAATACACCACATTCTCTGACCTACCTAGAGATATAAGTCAGCAGATATTTGATGAGCTGGTGTGTTCCCAACGGTTGACTTTAAAGTCTCTCGAGGCATTTCGAGACTGTGCCATCCAG GATCTGAACTTGGGAGAGTACCCTGGGGTTAATGATGACTGGATGGATGTCATCTCCTCGCAAAGTACATCACTGCTTTCTGTTGATTTCTCGGGGTCTGATATCACCGACTCTGGCCTGGTTTCTTTAAAAGGTTGCAAGAGCCTGGAGTCCTTAAACTTTAATTTCTGTGACCAGATATCAAACCGCGGTCTCGAGCATCTTAGCG GACTCTCAAACTTGACAAGCCTGAGCTTCAGAAGAAACGCTGCAATCACAGCACAAGGCATGCGTGCCTTTTCCAACTTGGTTAACATGAAGAAACTAGATCTTGAGAAGTGTCCTGGGATTCACGGTGGGCTTGTTCACCTGCGAG ATTTAACCAAATTAGAGTCCTTGAACATAAAGTGGTGTAACTGCATAACGGATGCAGACATGGAGCCTATCTCAA AGCTTACAAATCTGAGGAGTTTACAGATTTGCTGTAGTAGGATTACCGATTTTGGTATCAGCTACCTTAAAG GGCTAAACAAGCTTAACTTATTGAACTTGGAAGGGTGCCGTCTTGTTACCGCTGCATGCCTGGAGACACTCACAG CTCTTACGGAGTTGATGTTCTTGAACCTCAATAGATGCAATTTTTCAGACAGTGGGTGTGAAAAGTTCTCTG ATTTAATTAATTTGAAGATCTTGAACTTGGGAATGAACGACATTACAAACTCATGCTTGGTCCACCTCAGAG GGTTGACAAAGTTGGAGAGCTTGAACTTGGATTCTTGTAGAATTGGTGACGACGGACTGGTACATTTATCAG GTATGCTTGGGTTGAAATCTCTGGAGCTGTCTGATACTGAAGTAGGAAGCCATGGGCTTCGCCATCTCTCTG GTCTCTCGAACCTGGAGAGCATAAACCTGTCATTCACTGTTGTCACCGATAGCGGTTTAAGGAAGTTATCTGGTTTGACATCTCTTCGAACGCTGAACCTAGATGCTCGTCATGTCACCGATGCTGGCCTTTCCGCGCTCACTA GTTTGACTGGATTGACTCACCTTGATCTCTTCGGTGCTCGTATCACGGATTCTGGAACAAATCATCTACGAA ACCTGAAGAAACTGCAGTCACTTGAGATATGTGGTGGTGGATTAACTGATGCTGGTGTCAAGAACATAAAAGATCTTTCATCCCTCACGCTCCTCAATCTATCACAAAACTCGAACCTCACAGACAAAACACTGGAGTTGATTTCCG GGTTGACCGGATTGGTCTCTCTAAACGTCTCAAACTCTCGAGTATCAAACTCAGGATTGCGTCACCTGAAGCCGTTGAAGAACCTGAGATCTCTGACCTTGGAGTCCTGCAAGGTCTCTGCTAACGACATCAGGAAGCTTCAGGCCACCGATCTGCCAAACCTGGTCACCTTCCGCCCTGAATGA
- the LOC106294589 gene encoding protein TOPLESS isoform X1: MSSLSRELVFLILQFLDEEKFKETVHKLEQESGFFFNMKYFEDEVHNGNWDEVEKYLSGFTKVDDNRYSMKIFFEIRKQKYLEALDKHDRPKAVEILVKDLKVFSTFNEELFKEITQLLTLENFRENEQLSKYGDTKSARSIMLVELKKLIEANPLFRDKLQFPTLRNSRLRTLINQSLNWQHQLCKNPRPNPDIKTLFVDHSCGPPNGARAPSPVNNPLLGGIPKAGGFPPLGAHGPFQPTASPVQTPLAGWMSSPSSVPHPAVSAGAIALGGPSISAALKHPRTPPTALDYPSAEPEHVSKRTRPMGISDEVSLGVSMLPMSFPGQAHGHSPAFKAPDDLPKTVARTLTQGSSPMSMDFHPIKQTLLLVGTNVGDIGLWEVGSRERLVQKTFKVWDISKCSMPLQAALVKEPVVSVNRVIWSPDGSLFGVAYSRHIVQLYSYHGGEDMRQHLEIDAHVGGVNDISFSTPNKQLCVITCGDDKTIKVWDAATGVKRHTFEGHEAPVYSICPHYKENIQFIFSTALDGKIKAWLYDNMGSRVDYDAPGRWCTTMAYSADGTRLFSCGTSKDGESYIVEWNESEGAVKRTYQGFHKRSLGVVQFDTTKNRYLAAGDDFSIKFWDMDNVQLLTAIDGDGGLQASPRIRFNKEGSLLAVSGNENVIKVMANSDGLRLLHTFENVSSESSKPAISSLAAAAAAAATSAGLTDRPANVVSIQGMNGDSRNMVDVKPVITEEPNDKSKIWKLTEVSEPSQCRSLRLPENLRVAKISRLIFTNSGNAILALASNAIHLLWKWQRNDRNATGKATASLPPQQWQPASGILMTNDAAENNPEEAVPCFALSKNDSYVMSASGGKISLFNMMTFKTMATFMPPPPAATFLAFHPQDNNIIAIGMDDSTIQIYNVRVDEVKSKLKGHSKRITGLAFSNVLNVLVSSGADAQLCVWNTDGWEKQRSKVLPLPQGRPNTAPSDTRVQFHQDQAHFLVVHETQLAIYETTKLECMKQWPVRESSAPITHATFSCDSQLVYASFMDATICVFSSANLRLRCRVNPSAYLPATLSNSNVHPLVIAAHPQEPNMFAVGLSDGGVHIFEPVESEGKWGVAPPAENGSASGAAAAPSVGASASDQPQR, translated from the exons ATGTCTTCTCTTAGTAGAGAGCTCGTGTTCCTGATCTTACAGTTTCTAGACGAGGAGAAGTTTAAAGAGACTGTTCACAA GCTTGAACAAGAATCTGGATTTTTCTTCAACATGAAGTATTTTGAGGATGAGGTGCATAATGGGAACTGGGATGAGGTTGAGAAGTATCTCTCTGGTTTCACAAAAGTAGATGATAATAGATACTCTATGAAGATATTCTTCGAGATTAGAAAGCAGAAGTATCTCGAGGCTTTGGATAA GCATGATCGTCCCAAGGCGGTGGAAATACTAGTGAAGGATTTGAAAGTGTTTTCAACTTTTAACGAGGAGCTTTTCAAAGAAATAACGCAGCTCTTGACGTTAGAGAACTTCAG GGAGAATGAACAGTTATCCAAGTATGGAGACACCAAGTCAGCAAGATCAATCATGTTGGTGGAACTCAAGAAGTTGATTGAGGCTAATCCCTTGTTCCGCGATAAACTGCAGTTTCCTACTCTTAGAAACTCAAGGCTGAGGACTCTGATCAACCAGAG CTTGAATTGGCAACATCAGCTTTGTAAAAACCCAAGGCCAAATCCGGATATAAAGACTCTTTTTGTGGATCATTCTTGTGGCCCTCCAAATGGTGCACGAGCTCCCTCTCCTGTGAACAATCCCCTGCTTGGAGGGATACCAAAAGCTGGAGGGTTTCCTCCTTTAGGTGCACATGGG CCATTTCAACCAACGGCCTCACCGGTTCAAACTCCTCTTGCTGGTTGGATGTCTAGTCCATCTTCGGTCCCACACCCAGCTGTCTCTGCTGGAGCCATTGCTCTTGGTGGTCCATCTATCTCAG CAGCATTGAAGCATCCGAGAACTCCTCCAACTGCTTTAGACTACCCATCAGCAGAGCCTGAACACGTCTCAAAAAGAACAAGGCCTATGGGAATCTCTGACGAGGTGAGTCTAGGTGTGAGCATGTTGCCTATGTCGTTTCCAGGGCAGGCTCATGGTCACAGCCCGGCTTTCAAAGCACCTGATGACTTGCCCAAGACAGTTGCACGAACTTTGACTCAAGGCTCATCTCCCATGAGCATGGACTTCCACCCAATTAAACAAACTCTGCTTCTAG TTGGTACAAATGTAGGAGATATAGGGCTGTGGGAAGTTGGTTCTCGTGAAAGATTAGTCCAGAAGACATTCAAAGTCTGGGATATAAGCAAATGTTCAATGCCCTTACAGGCTGCTCTGGTGAAAGAGCCTGTCGTATCTGTCAACCGTGTGATATGGAGCCCTGACGGTTCCTTGTTCG GAGTTGCTTACTCGAGACATATTGTACAACTATACTCTTATCATGGTGGTGAAGACATGAGGCAACACCTTGAG ATTGATGCTCATGTTGGTGGTGTGAATGATATCTCCTTCTCAACTCCAAACAAGCAACTGTGTGTAATAACCTGTGGTGATGACAAAACCATCAAGGTCTGGGACGCTGCAACTGGTGTCAAAAGACATACTTTTGAAGGCCATGAAGCTCCTGTTTACTCCATCTGTCCTCACTACAAGGAAAACATTCAG TTCATATTCTCGACAGCTCTAGATGGGAAAATCAAGGCATGGTTGTATGATAACATGGGTTCTCGAGTTGACTACGATGCACCTGGTCGCTGGTGCACTACAATGGCCTATAGTGCAGATGGAACTAGGCTGTTCTCTTGTGGGACGAGTAAAGATGGAGAGTCTTACATAGTTGAGTGGAATGAGAGTGAAGGAGCTGTTAAAAGAACTTACCAAGGATTCCACAAGCGTTCTCTTGGCGTTGTGCAGTTTGATACGACTAAAAACCGTTACCTAGCTGCGGGTGATGACTTCTCCATCAAGTTCTGGGATATGGACAATGTGCAGCTTTTGACTGCCATTGATGGCGATGGAGGTCTTCAGGCAAGTCCGCGTATCCGGTTTAACAAGGAAGGCTCTCTCTTGGCCGTGTCTGGAAACGAGAATGTGATCAAGGTTATGGCTAACTCAGATGGTTTAAGACTGTTGCACACTTTTGAGAATGTTTCATCTGAATCCTCCAAG CCTGCGATAAGTAGCCTTGCAGCAGCAGCCGCAGCTGCTGCTACTAGTGCTGGACTCACAGATCGACCAGCCAATGTAGTTTCCATCCAAGGAATG AATGGAGATTCGAGGAACATGGTGGATGTGAAGCCAGTGATTACAGAAGAACCAAATGATAAGTCTAAGATATGGAAGCTTACTGAAGTCAGCGAGCCTTCTCAATGCAGGTCACTGAGACTCCCTGAGAATCTGAGAGTTGCTAAG ATATCAAGACTGATTTTCACTAATTCAGGAAACGCTATACTGGCCTTGGCATCAAACGCTATTCATCTTCTATGGAAATGGCAGAGGAACGACCGCAACGCAACCGGAAAG GCGACAGCTTCTTTACCGCCTCAGCAATGGCAACCAGCAAGTGGGATCCTCATGACTAACGACGCTGCTGAAAACAATCCTGAAGAAGCTGTCCCTTGTTTTGCTTTATCCAAGAATGATTCGTATGTTATGTCAGCCTCTGGAGGAAAGATCTCCTTGTTTAACATGATGACGTTTAAG ACGATGGCTACTTTCATGCCACCACCACCTGCTGCAACTTTTCTTGCTTTCCACCCTCAAGACAACAATATCATTGCTATAGGAATGGATGATAGTACTATTCAGATTTATAACGTCCGTGTTGACGAG GTGAAGAGTAAGCTTAAAGGTCATTCAAAGAGAATAACTGGTCTTGCCTTCTCCAATGTGTTAAATGTGCTGGTTTCTTCTGGAGCAGATGCTCAG CTTTGTGTATGGAACACAGATGGATGGGAGAAGCAGAGAAGCAAGGTTCTGCCACTTCCACAAGGAAGACCAAACACTGCACCTTCAGACACGCGTGTTCAGTTCCACCAAGATCAAGCTCACTTCCTCGTGGTGCACGAGACACAGCTTGCAATTTACGAAACAACCAAGCTCGAATGCATGAAACAG TGGCCAGTGAGAGAATCATCAGCTCCGATCACTCATGCAACGTTCTCATGTGATAGCCAACTGGTCTATGCGAGTTTTATGGATGCAACGATCTGTGTGTTTAGCTCTGCAAATCTAAGGTTGCGTTGCCGAGTCAACCCTTCTGCGTATCTACCAGCTACTCTCAG CAACTCGAACGTACATCCACTGGTGATTGCTGCACATCCTCAAGAACCAAACATGTTTGCGGTTGGACTCTCAGACGGAGGAGTTCATATATTCGAACCTGTTGAGTCTGAAGGTAAATGGGGAGTGGCTCCACCTGCCGAGAACGGGTCCGCAAGCGGCGCAGCGGCTGCACCATCTGTTGGAGCCTCTGCCTCTGATCAGCCACAGAGATGA